The proteins below are encoded in one region of Podarcis raffonei isolate rPodRaf1 chromosome 8, rPodRaf1.pri, whole genome shotgun sequence:
- the LOC128419195 gene encoding phospholipase A2 inhibitor gamma subunit B-like produces the protein MFLFILTEPFSKPLPAPIALLIHLCSESPNLSRMMKALLSASLLLVLLSPGGHRVQLLNKCTTSDSCFSGNYSFTAGDGKFFEMKKHCCNTELCNNATLSLPDRNVLAENGLKCPTCFSKGATQCKSEKTINCLENETQCVVFKGSLFREGVFPLAGEGRPPFISTISRSKAVEQQIFVSSTEENLDLGDMPFLLPKKDVIMLQESHTSLNMKGK, from the exons ATGTTCCTCTTTATCCTCACTGAACCATTCA GTAAGCCTCTACCTGCACCAATTGCCTTGTTGATCCATCTCTGCTCTGAGTCTCCTAATCTTTCCAGAATGATGAAGGCACTCCTGAGCGCAAGCCTCCTCTTGGTCCTGCTTTCTCCAG GGGGACATCGAGtgcaacttttgaataaatgcacgACATCCGACAGTTGTTTCTCAGGCAATTACAGCTTTACTGCAGGGGATGGTAAATTCTTTGAGATGAAGAAGCACTGCTGCAACACTGAACTGTGTAACAATGCAACTCTCAGCC TTCCTGATCGCAACGTGCTGGCTGAAAATGGCCTGAAGTGCCCAACCTGCTTCTCCAAAGGAGCCACACAGTGTAAAAGTGAGAAGACCATCAACTGCCTTGAGAATGAGACccagtgtgttgtttttaaaggatctCTTTTTAGAG AAGGAGTATtccccttggctggggagggcagg CCCCCATTCATCTCCACGATTTCACGTTCCAAGGCTGTGGAACAACAGATTTTTGTGTCATCCACAGAAGAAAACTTGGATCTGGGGGATATGCCCTTTTTATTACCGAAAAAAGATGTTATAATGCTTCAGGAATCTCACACCAGCCTGAACATGAAGGGTAAATAG